Proteins from a genomic interval of Rhodococcoides fascians A25f:
- a CDS encoding isobutyryl-CoA dehydrogenase, with protein sequence MFTLNEDERAINDTARDFADEFLAPNAVEWDQQKHFPVDVLRKAAGLGMGGIYIREDVGGSGLTRVDAVRIFEQLATGDPSIAAYISIHNMVAWMVDTYGNDEQRQRWLPGLCSMDRLGSYCLTEPGAGSDAAKLGTKAVRDGDEYVLDGVKQFISGAGTSEVYVVMARTGEPGPRGISAFIVPKDTAGLSFGANEKKMGWNAQPTRQVIFEGARVPAENLLGGEGDGFRIAMNGLNGGRINIAACSIGGAQSALDKAVAYLADRNAFGARLLDSQALQFRLADFKTELEAARTLLWRAADGLQNDAADKVEMCAMAKRFGTDTGFEVANGALQLLGGYGYLAEYGVEKIVRDLRVHQILEGTNEIMRVVVARSIVGAA encoded by the coding sequence ATGTTCACGTTGAACGAGGACGAGCGTGCCATCAACGACACAGCTCGCGACTTCGCGGACGAGTTCCTCGCACCGAACGCCGTCGAGTGGGATCAGCAGAAGCATTTCCCGGTGGACGTTCTGCGTAAGGCCGCCGGACTCGGGATGGGTGGCATCTACATTCGCGAGGATGTGGGTGGATCGGGCTTGACCCGAGTCGACGCCGTACGAATTTTCGAGCAACTCGCCACCGGTGACCCGTCCATCGCGGCGTACATCTCCATCCACAACATGGTTGCGTGGATGGTCGACACCTACGGAAACGACGAGCAACGGCAGCGCTGGCTCCCGGGACTGTGCTCGATGGATCGATTGGGTAGTTACTGCCTCACCGAACCCGGCGCTGGATCCGATGCGGCAAAGCTCGGTACCAAAGCCGTCCGCGACGGTGACGAGTACGTGCTGGACGGCGTCAAGCAGTTCATCTCCGGCGCAGGCACTTCCGAGGTGTACGTCGTCATGGCCCGCACCGGAGAGCCGGGTCCCCGCGGCATCTCGGCGTTCATCGTGCCGAAGGACACTGCAGGACTGTCGTTCGGAGCGAACGAGAAGAAGATGGGGTGGAACGCTCAACCCACCCGCCAGGTGATCTTCGAGGGTGCCCGCGTTCCGGCCGAGAATCTGCTCGGCGGGGAGGGCGACGGATTTCGTATCGCGATGAACGGGCTCAACGGCGGACGCATCAACATCGCCGCGTGCTCGATCGGCGGCGCACAGTCCGCTCTCGACAAGGCCGTGGCCTACCTCGCCGACCGCAATGCATTCGGTGCCAGGTTGCTCGACTCGCAGGCCCTGCAGTTTCGGTTGGCGGATTTCAAGACCGAGCTCGAAGCCGCCAGAACCCTGCTGTGGCGAGCTGCGGACGGGTTGCAGAACGACGCAGCCGACAAGGTCGAAATGTGCGCGATGGCCAAGCGTTTCGGCACCGATACCGGATTCGAGGTCGCCAACGGCGCGCTGCAGCTGCTCGGCGGATACGGTTACCTCGCCGAGTACGGTGTCGAGAAAATCGTCCGCGACCTCCGGGTCCACCAGATTCTGGAAGGTACCAACGAGATCATGCGCGTCGTCGTTGCTCGTTCGATCGTGGGTGCGGCATGA
- a CDS encoding shikimate 5-dehydrogenase, with the protein MSTAPSRSFLNRETQLCMSLSGRPSNFGTRFHNYLYDELALNFVYKAFTTTDLAAAVGGVRALGIRGCAVSMPFKEDVIELVDVMHESASAIESVNTIVNEDGVLHAYNTDYQAVANLLATHSVSPDFSVAVTGSGGMAKAVVAALRDSGFTRGTVVARNASTGPALAETYGYEWSAEAVAADLLVNVTPLGMAGGPGADSTPFTAEQIGAAQAVFDVVAMPSETPLIVAARAANKPVITGAEVVALQAAEQFVLYTGVRPSDEQIARASEFARS; encoded by the coding sequence ATGTCAACGGCACCGTCGCGCAGCTTTCTCAACCGTGAGACCCAGCTCTGCATGTCTCTGTCCGGCCGACCGAGCAACTTCGGAACACGCTTCCACAATTATCTGTACGACGAGTTGGCCCTGAACTTCGTCTACAAGGCCTTCACCACCACCGATCTTGCCGCCGCCGTGGGTGGCGTTCGCGCGCTTGGTATTCGAGGCTGCGCCGTCTCCATGCCGTTCAAGGAAGATGTCATCGAACTGGTCGACGTGATGCACGAATCGGCGAGCGCCATCGAATCCGTCAACACCATCGTCAACGAGGACGGCGTTCTGCACGCTTACAACACGGACTACCAGGCCGTAGCGAACCTGTTGGCGACCCATTCCGTGTCGCCCGATTTCTCCGTGGCCGTCACCGGCAGCGGCGGCATGGCGAAGGCTGTCGTTGCAGCACTACGAGATTCGGGTTTCACCCGCGGCACCGTCGTCGCCCGTAACGCGAGCACCGGCCCGGCCCTTGCCGAGACCTACGGCTACGAATGGTCTGCCGAGGCAGTGGCCGCAGATCTGTTGGTGAACGTCACCCCGCTCGGCATGGCCGGGGGTCCCGGAGCCGATTCCACACCGTTCACCGCCGAACAGATCGGCGCGGCGCAGGCCGTGTTCGACGTGGTCGCCATGCCGTCGGAGACGCCGCTGATCGTGGCAGCACGAGCGGCGAACAAGCCCGTGATCACCGGTGCCGAGGTCGTCGCCCTGCAAGCGGCGGAGCAATTCGTTCTCTACACCGGGGTTCGGCCGTCGGACGAGCAGATTGCCCGCGCATCGGAGTTCGCCCGCAGTTGA
- a CDS encoding DEAD/DEAH box helicase, translating into MLHGLWSPGAGLMLWDDEITTGDEPDLPSAHAQVLTRTFRHRAAVSFPTPGHTAIAEAPVQIPAVALAPHDAADLLLRTPSHHALISGDLRFLAHVTRGIERWVRGGRVVPALKLIDGQWWPRWRLVGGERQRAWLSELAVSMPSVQRANERPRKILDDMVDELTDPIVRSLLGRPDSEHPLLSALIRDDPYSDGTQQISTLLEKWRASLTVDEPSLVLRLLEPDDDEVDGPEVAVAHGIVDESAESMWTLQVCLRADGEAPRPVPMSRKVDATLLSIAVRKLGDAVAAYPRLRDLPSQEGTLDLLLPTSVVIDLVEHGATALQATGTTVLLPRAWTRLDPSMRLRVESPAVTKAAADRAVGMDELVSYDWQLQLGDMVLTEAEMNRLAVSKGDLVRLRGQWVLADGGQLARAAKYVAEHHGDGTALSTLMREMTLADPPPAPVQDIRATGWAATLLEPGAVPEKIPVPDGVNAVLRPYQQRGLDWLAFMSRLGLGAVLADDMGLGKTLQVLTLLAHEQHPKPTLLVAPMSVVGNWQREAAKFTPALRVLVHHGPARSKGDELDREIAQHDLIVTTYALMAKDRAQLSEQTWRRVVLDEAQHIKNAGTVQAKAALAIPAEHKLALTGTPVENRLDELRSILDFANPGMLGRPSDFRKRFSVPIERENDENAVSRLRAITSPFILRRVKTDPTVISDLPEKNEMTVRANLTAEQAALYKAVVDEMMAQISDAKGMKRKGAVLSALTRLKQVCNHPAHFLSDGSSVLKKGQHRSGKIGLVEDMLDSILGDNEKVLLFTQFREFGELVAPYFADRFGAEVPFLHGGVSKTKRDAMVERFQSDDGPPIMMLSLKAGGTGLNLTAANHVVHLDRWWNPAVENQATDRAFRIGQRKNVEVRKLLCVGTVEERIDSMLVSKQGLADLAVGTGESWVTEMDTAELQELFRLSEDAVGE; encoded by the coding sequence ATGTTGCACGGTCTGTGGTCTCCCGGTGCCGGGCTGATGCTGTGGGACGACGAGATCACCACCGGCGACGAACCCGACCTGCCCTCGGCTCATGCGCAGGTACTCACCCGCACGTTTCGGCATCGTGCTGCGGTGTCGTTTCCGACCCCTGGACACACTGCGATCGCCGAAGCTCCGGTGCAGATTCCGGCCGTCGCGCTCGCGCCGCACGACGCGGCAGACCTGCTGCTGCGAACGCCATCCCACCACGCGCTGATCTCCGGGGACTTACGTTTTCTGGCGCACGTCACCCGTGGAATCGAACGTTGGGTCCGCGGTGGGCGGGTCGTTCCTGCGCTCAAATTGATCGACGGGCAGTGGTGGCCACGGTGGCGTCTGGTCGGCGGTGAGCGTCAGCGAGCCTGGCTCAGCGAACTCGCCGTGTCGATGCCGTCGGTGCAGCGAGCGAACGAGCGACCCAGGAAGATTCTCGACGACATGGTCGACGAGCTCACCGATCCGATCGTCAGATCGCTTCTGGGCAGACCCGACTCGGAACATCCGCTGCTGTCCGCTCTGATTCGGGACGACCCGTACAGCGATGGCACTCAACAGATCTCGACCCTGTTGGAGAAGTGGCGGGCAAGCCTGACCGTAGACGAACCGTCCCTGGTGTTGCGCCTGCTCGAACCCGATGACGACGAGGTCGACGGCCCCGAAGTCGCTGTGGCCCATGGCATCGTCGACGAGTCGGCGGAATCGATGTGGACCCTGCAGGTGTGTTTGCGGGCAGACGGCGAAGCGCCGCGTCCGGTGCCGATGAGCCGCAAGGTCGATGCCACGTTGCTGTCGATCGCCGTGCGCAAACTCGGTGACGCAGTCGCCGCGTACCCGAGGCTGCGTGATCTGCCCTCGCAGGAAGGCACCCTGGATCTGCTGCTCCCCACCTCGGTCGTCATCGATCTGGTCGAACACGGTGCGACGGCGCTGCAGGCCACGGGAACGACGGTGTTGCTCCCGCGTGCATGGACCCGGCTGGACCCGTCGATGAGGTTGCGCGTCGAGTCACCGGCGGTGACCAAAGCGGCTGCTGATCGCGCGGTCGGCATGGACGAGTTGGTCTCCTACGACTGGCAGCTCCAACTGGGCGACATGGTGCTCACCGAAGCGGAAATGAACAGACTCGCCGTGTCCAAGGGCGATCTCGTTCGGCTTCGGGGTCAGTGGGTGTTGGCCGACGGCGGTCAGCTCGCACGGGCCGCGAAGTACGTCGCAGAGCATCACGGCGACGGAACCGCGTTGAGCACGCTGATGCGCGAGATGACCCTGGCCGATCCACCACCGGCCCCGGTCCAGGACATCCGCGCCACCGGCTGGGCGGCCACGCTGCTCGAGCCCGGCGCGGTACCGGAGAAAATCCCCGTGCCCGATGGCGTGAACGCAGTGCTCCGGCCCTACCAGCAGCGAGGACTCGACTGGCTCGCATTCATGAGTCGGCTCGGTCTCGGAGCGGTACTCGCCGACGACATGGGTCTGGGCAAAACATTGCAAGTGCTCACACTCCTTGCCCACGAACAACATCCGAAGCCGACACTGCTGGTGGCTCCGATGTCGGTGGTCGGCAACTGGCAACGTGAGGCTGCGAAGTTCACGCCTGCACTGCGGGTCCTCGTGCACCACGGCCCGGCTCGGTCGAAGGGCGACGAGCTCGACCGAGAGATCGCCCAGCACGACCTGATCGTCACCACCTATGCGCTGATGGCCAAGGACCGCGCGCAGCTCTCGGAACAGACGTGGCGGCGCGTGGTGCTCGACGAGGCGCAGCACATCAAGAACGCCGGCACCGTTCAAGCGAAAGCGGCGCTCGCCATCCCGGCGGAACACAAGTTGGCTCTCACCGGTACGCCCGTGGAGAACCGTCTCGACGAGCTCAGATCCATTCTCGATTTCGCCAATCCGGGAATGCTGGGAAGGCCGTCCGATTTCCGTAAGCGATTCTCGGTACCCATCGAGCGCGAGAACGACGAGAACGCCGTCTCACGTCTGCGGGCGATCACGTCGCCGTTCATTCTGCGACGCGTCAAGACCGATCCGACGGTCATCTCGGATCTGCCCGAGAAGAACGAGATGACAGTGCGCGCCAACCTCACCGCCGAGCAGGCTGCGCTGTACAAGGCGGTCGTCGACGAGATGATGGCGCAGATCTCCGATGCGAAGGGTATGAAACGCAAGGGCGCGGTGTTGTCCGCACTCACTCGACTCAAGCAGGTGTGCAATCACCCGGCCCATTTCCTGTCCGACGGCTCGTCGGTGCTCAAGAAAGGTCAGCACCGGTCCGGCAAGATCGGGCTGGTCGAGGACATGCTCGATTCGATTCTGGGCGACAACGAAAAGGTGTTGTTGTTCACGCAGTTCAGGGAGTTCGGCGAGCTCGTTGCGCCGTATTTCGCTGATCGTTTCGGAGCCGAAGTGCCGTTCCTGCACGGCGGAGTGAGCAAGACCAAGCGCGATGCGATGGTGGAAAGATTTCAGAGCGACGACGGCCCGCCGATCATGATGCTCTCACTCAAGGCGGGTGGTACCGGACTGAATCTCACAGCCGCCAATCATGTTGTGCACCTGGACCGTTGGTGGAATCCGGCGGTCGAGAACCAGGCGACAGACCGGGCCTTCCGCATCGGGCAGCGTAAGAACGTCGAGGTGCGCAAACTCTTGTGCGTCGGCACCGTGGAGGAACGAATCGACTCGATGCTCGTCTCGAAGCAGGGCCTGGCAGATCTGGCGGTGGGCACCGGGGAGAGCTGGGTGACCGAAATGGACACCGCGGAACTGCAGGAGCTGTTCCGGCTCAGCGAAGATGCGGTGGGTGAGTGA
- a CDS encoding SWIM zinc finger family protein, whose amino-acid sequence MVDFSQYGKRRQAKGGIESRNKRGAFGQTWWGRHFVAAMEDLADPGRIARGRTYARQGQVLTLGVERGQIYGEVQGSQLEPFSASVTVEPLTSGEVAALVDRVRSNPGMLAELASNAIPQALASMLLPHDKGQLDFDCTCPDDGWPCKHAAALMYIAAEHIDASAATILTLRGVDLDQLIEGVGDGGDEFDADDWFADRASFPDLPQVTFAPAMDDLDPLILRRVFRADGSNEAEVSRACADLRQFYDRM is encoded by the coding sequence ATGGTCGACTTCTCGCAGTACGGCAAGCGTCGACAAGCAAAGGGCGGCATCGAGTCTCGGAACAAGCGAGGGGCCTTCGGGCAGACGTGGTGGGGTAGGCACTTCGTCGCTGCAATGGAGGACCTGGCCGATCCGGGTCGTATCGCGCGGGGGAGAACGTACGCGCGTCAGGGGCAGGTTCTCACTCTCGGCGTCGAACGTGGGCAGATCTACGGCGAGGTGCAGGGCAGCCAACTCGAGCCGTTCTCGGCCTCGGTCACCGTCGAACCGCTGACCTCCGGAGAGGTGGCCGCGCTAGTCGATCGGGTGCGATCGAATCCCGGGATGCTTGCCGAACTGGCGTCGAATGCCATTCCGCAGGCATTGGCTTCGATGTTGCTGCCACACGACAAGGGCCAGCTCGATTTCGATTGCACGTGCCCCGACGACGGGTGGCCGTGCAAGCACGCGGCGGCTCTGATGTACATCGCAGCCGAACACATCGACGCGTCCGCGGCCACCATCCTGACGCTGCGCGGAGTAGATCTCGACCAGCTGATCGAGGGCGTAGGCGACGGAGGCGACGAGTTCGATGCCGACGACTGGTTCGCTGATCGTGCGTCCTTCCCCGACCTTCCCCAGGTGACGTTCGCACCCGCGATGGACGACCTCGACCCGTTGATCCTGCGTCGAGTTTTCCGCGCCGACGGGTCCAACGAGGCGGAGGTCAGCCGAGCGTGCGCTGATCTGAGGCAGTTCTACGACCGAATGTGA
- a CDS encoding HNH endonuclease family protein produces MRRLWVAAALVVAAVVMAAFGSCDRSVIPGFSPAAPAPGSPTRVQIEQLLEQVRVVAARPDALGYERGCKSGEGCVFGPAWTDDYDGPGGHDGCGTRDNVLALSMTEIEFRAGTRDCVVLSGSLADPYSGERLQFTKSDAGKIQIDHVYPLSAAWDMGANTWLPDKRIRFANDIAFNLLAVNGADNQTKSDKTPSQWMPPNPAYHCFYAGKYLTVAAQYELPITEADRGALVSVASTCQE; encoded by the coding sequence GTGAGAAGACTGTGGGTAGCGGCGGCGCTGGTGGTCGCCGCGGTGGTGATGGCGGCTTTCGGATCGTGCGACCGATCCGTCATCCCCGGCTTCTCCCCGGCCGCGCCCGCACCTGGCAGCCCCACCCGGGTGCAGATCGAGCAATTGCTGGAACAGGTTCGAGTGGTCGCCGCGCGGCCCGACGCCCTCGGGTACGAGCGTGGATGCAAGAGCGGCGAAGGCTGCGTGTTCGGACCCGCCTGGACCGACGATTACGACGGGCCGGGCGGCCACGACGGTTGCGGAACTCGCGACAACGTACTGGCGCTGTCGATGACGGAGATCGAGTTCCGCGCAGGCACCCGCGACTGCGTGGTCCTGTCGGGTTCGCTCGCAGACCCGTATTCCGGTGAGCGGTTACAGTTCACCAAATCCGACGCCGGGAAGATTCAGATCGACCACGTCTATCCCCTGTCGGCTGCCTGGGACATGGGCGCGAACACGTGGTTGCCCGACAAGCGCATTCGGTTCGCCAACGACATCGCCTTCAATCTGCTGGCGGTCAACGGAGCCGACAACCAGACCAAGAGCGACAAGACACCGTCGCAGTGGATGCCGCCCAATCCGGCGTACCACTGCTTCTACGCGGGCAAGTACCTCACGGTGGCCGCGCAGTACGAGCTACCGATCACCGAGGCCGATCGGGGTGCTCTGGTTTCGGTCGCGTCGACGTGCCAAGAGTAG
- a CDS encoding CoA-acylating methylmalonate-semialdehyde dehydrogenase, giving the protein MARELTHFIGGKHVAGTSGKFGDVFDPNTGEVQARVPLADVSEVEAAIADAEQAQREWATWNPQRRARVLMKFLALVTRDMDELARLLSSEHGKTIADAKGDIQRGVEVVEFAVGVPHLLKGEYTEGAGGGIDVYSMRQPLGVVAGITPFNFPAMIPLWKAGPAIACGNAFILKPSERDPSVPLKLAELFLEAGLPPGVFNVVNGGKDAVDVLLTDDRVKAIGFVGSTPIAQYIYETAAQQGKRAQCFGGAKNHALVMPDADLDEVADALLGAAYGSAGERCMAISVAVPVGEETADALVAKLTERVAKLKIGRSDDENADFGPLVGSDALKRVNDYTQIGVDEGAELVVDGRGFSLAGHENGFFAGATLFDKVTTDMRIYKEEIFGPVLIVVRAKDYEDALRLPTEHEYGNGVSIFTRDGDTARDFCSRVQVGMVGVNVPIPVPIAYHTFGGWKRSGFGDLNQHGPDSIRFYTKTKTVTQRWPSGTKEAAAQNHFVIPNMD; this is encoded by the coding sequence ATGGCTCGCGAACTCACACACTTCATCGGCGGCAAGCACGTAGCCGGAACCTCCGGAAAATTCGGGGATGTCTTCGATCCGAATACCGGCGAGGTGCAGGCTCGTGTCCCCCTCGCCGATGTGTCCGAGGTCGAGGCTGCCATCGCCGACGCCGAACAGGCCCAACGTGAGTGGGCAACGTGGAACCCGCAGCGACGCGCACGCGTGCTGATGAAATTCCTCGCATTGGTCACTCGCGACATGGATGAGCTCGCGCGTCTGTTGTCCTCCGAGCACGGCAAGACGATCGCCGATGCCAAGGGCGACATCCAGCGTGGCGTCGAGGTCGTCGAATTCGCCGTCGGCGTCCCACATCTGCTCAAGGGTGAGTACACCGAGGGGGCCGGTGGCGGCATCGACGTCTACTCGATGCGTCAGCCGCTCGGCGTCGTCGCAGGCATCACCCCGTTCAACTTCCCCGCGATGATTCCGCTGTGGAAGGCAGGCCCGGCCATCGCCTGCGGTAACGCGTTCATCCTCAAGCCCTCCGAGCGGGACCCGTCCGTGCCGCTCAAGCTCGCCGAGCTGTTCCTCGAGGCAGGACTCCCGCCGGGCGTGTTCAACGTCGTCAACGGCGGCAAGGATGCTGTCGACGTGCTGCTCACCGACGATCGGGTCAAGGCCATCGGTTTCGTCGGCTCGACCCCCATCGCCCAGTACATCTACGAGACCGCAGCCCAGCAGGGCAAGCGCGCACAGTGCTTCGGCGGAGCCAAGAACCACGCCCTGGTGATGCCCGATGCCGATCTCGACGAGGTGGCCGATGCACTGCTCGGAGCCGCGTACGGTTCGGCAGGCGAGCGCTGCATGGCGATTTCCGTCGCGGTCCCGGTCGGCGAGGAGACCGCAGATGCGCTCGTCGCCAAACTCACCGAGCGAGTGGCGAAGCTGAAGATCGGCCGCAGCGACGACGAGAACGCGGATTTCGGCCCGCTCGTGGGCAGCGATGCCTTGAAGCGAGTCAACGACTACACCCAGATCGGCGTGGACGAGGGTGCCGAACTGGTCGTGGACGGGCGCGGTTTCAGCCTGGCCGGACACGAGAACGGATTCTTCGCGGGCGCAACACTGTTCGACAAGGTGACCACCGACATGCGGATCTACAAGGAAGAGATCTTCGGACCCGTACTGATCGTCGTCCGCGCGAAGGACTACGAGGATGCGCTGCGCCTGCCCACCGAGCACGAGTACGGCAACGGCGTCTCGATCTTCACCCGCGACGGCGACACCGCTCGCGACTTCTGCTCCCGCGTCCAGGTCGGCATGGTCGGCGTCAACGTGCCGATTCCGGTGCCGATCGCGTACCACACGTTCGGTGGTTGGAAGCGTTCGGGATTCGGCGATCTGAACCAGCACGGACCGGACTCGATCCGCTTCTACACCAAGACCAAGACCGTCACCCAGCGTTGGCCGTCGGGCACCAAGGAAGCAGCTGCGCAGAATCACTTCGTCATTCCGAACATGGACTGA
- a CDS encoding NADP-dependent oxidoreductase: MIAYGFSEYGGPETESLLELPVAEPGPGQILVAVHAAGVNPADWKVRKGTRKDTVQITLPAVLGREASGTVVDVGTGVTDFSVGDHVFGATASGHGGYAQYTVFNASSTAHKPETVSWAAAATLPVAAGTAYDALRQLATSAGDTVLVLGAGGGVGSAVLQLARADGIAIVAVASAGKREWIESLGARFVESGSDISVAVTRPVHAIVDLVGGETLRAAATAVGSGTPIVSVADPVLASEWGGSGVDRDRTTAAFARLADLTASGVLNPRVDHVFPLERAGEALALVENGHVAGKVVVEVR, translated from the coding sequence ATGATCGCGTACGGCTTCAGCGAATACGGCGGACCCGAAACCGAGTCCCTCCTCGAGTTACCCGTTGCCGAGCCCGGACCGGGCCAGATTCTCGTCGCGGTGCACGCGGCCGGGGTGAATCCCGCGGATTGGAAGGTGCGGAAGGGCACCCGCAAAGACACGGTGCAGATCACTCTGCCGGCAGTGCTCGGGCGGGAAGCGTCGGGCACCGTCGTGGATGTCGGCACCGGTGTGACCGACTTTTCGGTGGGCGACCACGTCTTCGGGGCAACCGCGTCGGGACACGGCGGCTACGCGCAGTACACCGTGTTCAATGCGTCGAGCACGGCTCACAAGCCCGAGACGGTCTCCTGGGCCGCGGCGGCCACTCTGCCGGTCGCGGCGGGAACCGCGTACGACGCGCTACGCCAGTTGGCCACGAGTGCCGGCGATACCGTTCTCGTGCTGGGCGCGGGTGGCGGTGTGGGTTCGGCGGTACTGCAACTCGCTCGGGCGGACGGAATCGCCATCGTGGCAGTGGCGAGCGCGGGCAAACGGGAATGGATCGAGAGCCTCGGTGCCCGGTTCGTCGAATCCGGCAGTGACATCTCCGTCGCGGTAACCCGGCCGGTGCACGCCATCGTCGATCTCGTCGGCGGAGAGACGTTGCGTGCGGCGGCGACCGCCGTCGGGTCGGGGACACCGATCGTGAGCGTCGCAGACCCGGTGCTGGCGTCCGAATGGGGTGGTTCGGGAGTCGATCGCGATCGCACTACCGCTGCGTTCGCACGTCTGGCAGACCTGACCGCGTCGGGCGTGCTGAACCCCCGTGTCGACCATGTGTTCCCGCTCGAGCGCGCAGGTGAGGCCCTCGCCCTGGTCGAGAACGGGCACGTGGCCGGCAAGGTTGTCGTCGAAGTCCGCTGA
- a CDS encoding enoyl-CoA hydratase/isomerase family protein: protein MSDVLLEVSGGIGRITLNRPKAINALSHAMVQQIAPTLAQWATDDTVDTVLLTGAGERGLCAGGDIVSIYHDAKDGGSGSKDFWRDEYVLNAAIARFPKPFVAIMDGIVMGGGVGLSAHANTRIVTERSKIAMPEVGIGFVPDVGGTYLLSRAPGEIGTHFALTTARMNAADAIAVGFADHYVPSENLEKFYAALESVSVGEAVATFSEPAPESAIAAQQDWIDECYAGDDVQGIVDALAASPVPEAQQASKDIASKSPVSLAVTLRSLRRAATLPSLEAVLNEEYRVSVASLSSHDLVEGIRAQVVEKDRNPQWQPATSADVTAEDIDRYFAPLGDAELGLARAHTEGEQS from the coding sequence ATGAGTGACGTTCTCCTCGAGGTGTCCGGCGGGATCGGTCGCATCACTCTCAATCGCCCGAAAGCCATCAACGCCCTCTCGCACGCGATGGTGCAACAGATCGCTCCGACGCTGGCGCAGTGGGCAACCGACGACACCGTCGACACCGTCCTGTTGACCGGTGCCGGTGAACGGGGGCTGTGCGCCGGTGGCGATATCGTCTCGATCTACCACGACGCCAAAGACGGCGGTAGCGGCAGTAAGGACTTCTGGCGCGACGAGTACGTGCTCAATGCCGCGATCGCCCGATTCCCGAAGCCCTTCGTCGCGATCATGGACGGCATCGTCATGGGCGGAGGAGTAGGACTGTCGGCGCACGCGAACACTCGCATCGTGACCGAGCGTTCCAAGATCGCGATGCCCGAAGTGGGCATCGGCTTCGTCCCCGATGTCGGTGGCACGTACCTGCTCTCGCGCGCACCCGGCGAGATCGGCACCCACTTCGCGCTCACCACGGCACGAATGAACGCGGCCGACGCCATCGCGGTTGGATTCGCCGACCATTACGTTCCGTCGGAGAACCTCGAGAAGTTCTACGCGGCTCTCGAATCCGTCAGCGTCGGCGAGGCCGTTGCGACGTTCAGCGAGCCTGCGCCGGAGTCTGCAATCGCCGCTCAACAGGACTGGATCGACGAATGCTATGCGGGCGACGATGTGCAAGGCATCGTCGACGCCCTGGCCGCCAGCCCGGTACCGGAGGCGCAGCAGGCAAGCAAGGACATCGCGTCCAAGTCGCCGGTGTCGCTCGCGGTGACACTGCGGTCTCTGCGTCGGGCTGCGACGCTGCCCTCGCTCGAGGCCGTGCTGAACGAGGAGTACCGCGTGTCGGTCGCGTCGCTGAGCAGTCACGATCTGGTGGAGGGCATCCGTGCGCAGGTAGTCGAGAAGGATCGCAATCCGCAGTGGCAGCCGGCCACATCGGCGGACGTCACAGCCGAGGACATAGACCGATACTTCGCGCCCCTGGGGGACGCCGAACTCGGCCTGGCCCGAGCACACACAGAAGGTGAGCAGTCATGA
- the mmsB gene encoding 3-hydroxyisobutyrate dehydrogenase codes for MSEKTIGFIGLGHMGGPMAANLAAAGYTVQGFDLVPAALEQAAKDGVTVVESAVAAVADADIVITMLPNGRLVLGLYADLLPAAAPGTLFIDSSTIDVADAHAAHTLVREAGHRSLDAPVSGGVGGAAAGTLTFMVGGSEEDFSSAAAVLDVMGRKVVHCGAAGNGQAAKICNNMILGVSMIAISEAFVLGEKLGLSNQALFDVASTASGQCWALTTNCPVPGPVPTSPANNEYKPGFAAALMDKDLGLAANALRDNGVEGVLGLRAAELYARFKETSGGGTDVDFSGIINDIRERSNGAGQ; via the coding sequence ATGAGCGAGAAAACGATCGGCTTCATCGGTCTCGGGCACATGGGCGGACCGATGGCCGCCAATCTGGCTGCGGCCGGCTACACCGTGCAAGGCTTCGACCTGGTGCCTGCGGCGCTCGAACAAGCAGCGAAAGACGGCGTCACTGTGGTGGAGTCGGCAGTCGCTGCGGTCGCAGATGCCGACATCGTCATCACGATGCTGCCCAACGGCAGGCTCGTCCTCGGGCTGTATGCCGACCTGCTGCCCGCGGCCGCACCGGGAACGTTGTTCATCGATTCCTCGACCATCGACGTCGCCGACGCCCACGCCGCGCACACGCTGGTGCGCGAGGCCGGTCATCGCAGTCTCGACGCGCCGGTGTCCGGCGGTGTCGGGGGAGCGGCCGCGGGAACGTTGACCTTCATGGTGGGCGGTTCGGAGGAAGACTTCTCCTCTGCCGCAGCAGTTCTCGACGTCATGGGCCGTAAAGTGGTGCACTGCGGCGCAGCGGGCAACGGCCAGGCCGCCAAGATCTGCAACAACATGATCCTCGGAGTGTCGATGATCGCGATCAGCGAGGCCTTCGTGCTGGGGGAGAAGCTCGGCCTGAGCAACCAGGCACTGTTCGACGTGGCGTCGACTGCGTCCGGTCAATGTTGGGCGCTCACCACCAACTGCCCGGTGCCCGGGCCTGTTCCGACGAGCCCGGCAAACAACGAGTACAAGCCCGGATTCGCTGCGGCGCTCATGGACAAGGACCTGGGTCTGGCTGCGAATGCACTGCGCGACAACGGGGTCGAGGGAGTGCTCGGCCTGCGCGCAGCCGAACTCTACGCGCGGTTCAAGGAAACGTCCGGCGGGGGAACCGACGTGGACTTCTCCGGCATCATCAACGACATCCGCGAACGCTCGAACGGAGCCGGCCAGTGA